The Gordonia iterans DNA window CGATCCGTCCCGTGGTGACCGCCAGGATCTGCGGACCCGGCATGTCGAAGCTGATGCTCGACGCGTGGTGCAGACCGGTGCCGTCCAGCTCGACGCGGGAAAGGCGGAACTCCGGCGCGGGCGTCAGGTAGATCCGCTCGGCGCCCAGCGCCTCCACGGGCGGCATCAGCGCGTCCCGGGAGACGGGCGCGAAGTCGAGCACGCGCAGCAGCTCGGGAACGTCGATGTGCTTGGGGGTCAGTCCGCCGCGCAACACGTTGTCGGAGTTCGCCATCGCCTCCACCGCGGTGCCCCGCAGATACGCGTGCAGGTTCCCGGCGGGCAGGTAAATCGCCTCGCCCGGCCGCAGCCGCACGAAGTTCAGCAGCAGCGCGGCCAGCACCCCGGGATCGTCCGGGTACGCCTCGCCGAGTTCGAGCACCGCGCGCAACTCCCCGGCGAACCGGCTCTCGCCGTTCTCCAGGGCTGCCACCGCGCCGCCGAGCACCTGCGGCACCAGATCCTTGATCATCGTCTCGGGCAGCGTCAGCCAGGTGGTGAACACGGTGCGCAGACCGGTCTGGTCGGGCGCGTCGGCGAGCATGCCGAGAGCCGAGTCGAGCCCCGGGACCTGCAGGCAGCGCAGCAGTTCCACGGTGACGGCGGGTTCGCGGAAGCCGGCCAGCGCCTCGAAGTCGCTGAGGGCGACGACGATCTCCGGCTTGTGCCAGCTGTCGCGGTAGTTGCGCCGCGGATCGTCGACGGCCAGCCCCGCCCGGTTCTCGGCGGCGAACCCGATCCGCGCCTGCTCGGCGCTCGGGTGCGCCTGCAGCGAGAGCGGCTCGTCGGCGGCGAGGATCTTCACCAGGAACGGCAGTCGCTGCTCGTACGTCTCGGCGACCGTGGCTCCGAGCGCGGCGAGCGGGTCGTCGTCGATCACCGCGAGCAGGTCGGACTTCGCCGCGTCGTCGACGGCGGCGGGCGCGGCGGGGTGCGCACCGAACCAGAGTTCGGCCTCCGGGTGGGGCGACGGCGCGGGCCGGCCCTGAAGCTCGGCGAGTGCGGTCCGCGAACCCCACGCGTACGGGCGGACCACGCCCTTGACAGTCTTCATTCGCCGCGCACCTTCGCTCGCCTGATCGTCATCGTCGTCCCCAATCCCCGAACTGACCCGGATCCGCTTGTTCCCGGGCGCCGTCTCCGGCGAGGGCCAGGTAGGCGGCGGCCAGCTGTGCCCGGACGACGATCACCAGGTAGCCGGTCAGATCGGCCGGCGTGTCCACCAGGCTCTCCAGCACACCGGGCGATCCCGCCGCCGGGGATGCGACCTGGCCGCGGTCGGCCCCGAACGCGTCGTCGCCGGTCTCCTCGGTCACCAGGTCCGCCTCCCGGGTGCCGATCCGCTGCCGGGTGAGCAGCGACCGGGCCGCGGTGCTGACCACGAACAGGCGCAGCGGGTCCGCCGGGGCGGGGCCGTCGAAGTCCGGATCGTAGAAGATCGAGTCGGTCGCTCGCGGCGCGGCGGCCCCGAGTGAAGCCAGGGCGCGCGCCTCGCCGGCGTGCGCGGCGGGCAGACCGGCGATCTCGAAGAACGCCGATGCCCCCCGCCGGGCCACCGCGCCGGCGGCGGCGCTGTCGCCGGCCCAGACACACCGACGCCCGGCGGCGCGCAGCGCGAGCAGCTTGGCCTGGTTGTGGAAGCTCTCTTGGCCCGGATGGTCGGCGGCCGCCTCGGCGTCGAGCCTGTCGGCCACCTCGGCCAGCGACGGCGGCGCCGGCGTCATCCGCACGGCCGAGAGCGCGCCGAGCGTCGCGACGAGTCCGGCCACCAGACCCGTGTACTGAAAACGCGGATCGACGGTGAGGCGCGGCGACAGGTCGATCAGCGGGACCGCGCCGCGCAGCCCGGTCCCGGCGGCCTCGCGCAGCGGGCCCTCCAGCGGTGCCAGCACCACCACTTCGGCCCGGCGGCGAGCTGCGCGCGACAGTGCATCGGCCAGCAGCGGCTCACCGGCATCGACGCCGGCCACCACCACCACGTCGAGGGGACCGATCCAGCCGGGCAGCGACGGTGCGACGACGACGGGCACATCGATCCGTCCCGCGCAGACGGCGACCACCAGGTCGGCCGCACCCGCGGTCAGCAGGTCGCCGCCGGTGACGATCACGACGGCGCGCGGTCGCAGTGTGCCCAGCGGCTCCAGAACGCCCTCAGCCTGCGCCTCGGCGACGGCGCGGACCTGGGCTCCGGCCAGGGCGGCGCTGTGCAGCAGACCTTCGGTGTCCGCCGAGTGCAGAGCATCGGCGTCGTCGAGGTCATCGATGATGACGGGCATGGCTTCCTACGATGCGCGAGGCGCCCGGTTCAGTCAACCGGATCAGGCAGTACGCGCAGGTGACCGCGCCGTCCGGGACGCGGGCCCGGCGCGGGGGCGGGTCCGGCGGTGGTCACCGGGGAGCGGCGGTGACGGCCCGGACCCTGATCGTCGGCGTCGGCGCGGGAGGTGAAGCTG harbors:
- the manA gene encoding mannose-6-phosphate isomerase, class I gives rise to the protein MKTVKGVVRPYAWGSRTALAELQGRPAPSPHPEAELWFGAHPAAPAAVDDAAKSDLLAVIDDDPLAALGATVAETYEQRLPFLVKILAADEPLSLQAHPSAEQARIGFAAENRAGLAVDDPRRNYRDSWHKPEIVVALSDFEALAGFREPAVTVELLRCLQVPGLDSALGMLADAPDQTGLRTVFTTWLTLPETMIKDLVPQVLGGAVAALENGESRFAGELRAVLELGEAYPDDPGVLAALLLNFVRLRPGEAIYLPAGNLHAYLRGTAVEAMANSDNVLRGGLTPKHIDVPELLRVLDFAPVSRDALMPPVEALGAERIYLTPAPEFRLSRVELDGTGLHHASSISFDMPGPQILAVTTGRIEVFVPGGESLTVECGDAVWLSDDDPDVIVRAGSSHAVFFRARVPH